The Dermacentor albipictus isolate Rhodes 1998 colony chromosome 2, USDA_Dalb.pri_finalv2, whole genome shotgun sequence genome has a segment encoding these proteins:
- the LOC135913225 gene encoding uncharacterized protein translates to MEVENMGDCTDTKEKVEIACILARILAAESEADAAKAVKDRIKRQLLLNGCTFYALALPTRVCNRSTWAFIRHEKWFEETVPHLGGHNFKQSFRVNPSTFRFLVESLRHVLEKQVTNMRDPITAEKRVAIGLYKLCSSAEDRTVANLFGVGRSSVNVIYREFCAAVVSVLESDWIRMITEEEMPRHIQEFEAVCDFPQAVGALDGCHFPISPPKKYATDYYNYKGWHSIILLALVDHKYRFRYCNVGAPGRCHDAHVFGVSRLSKIVNSPLFKAPVAAVGTTAVPPIILCDQAFPLTPNLMKPFGHRTVISEAERNFNCHLSGARRIVENAFGRLKARFRFIAKRMECSVGNARLAIRACCVLNNICEHFNDSVHPQWLSEVQQSNATFPQPSRRTEAEIGNASAIRTALVEYYKRRN, encoded by the exons ATGGAGGTCGAGAATATGGGGGACTGCACGGACACGAAGGAAAAAGTCGAAATAGCATGCATTTTGGCAAGgattcttgctgcagagagcgaAGCAGACGCCGCAAAGGCAGTCAAAGACCGTATTAAGCGGCAGTTGCTACTCAACGGGTGTACATTTTATGCCTTGGCGCTTCCCACGAGAGTCTGCAACCGATCGACGTGGGCTTTCATCCGCCACGAAAAGTGGTTCGAGGAGACTGTGCCTCACCTCGGTGGCCACAACTTCAAGCAGTCGTTTCGAGTGAACCCCTCAACGTTCCGGTTTCTCGTGGAAAGTCTGCGCCATGTGCTCGAAAAACAAGTTACCAACATGCGTGACCCGATCACTGCGGAAAAGCGTGTCGCCATTGGCCTCTACAAATTGTGCTCTTCTGCCGAAGATAGAACTGTGGCAAACCTCTTCGGCGTTGGGCGCTCATCCGTCAACGTCATTTACAGAGAGTTTTGCGCAGCTGTTGTCTCTGTGCTCGAAAGTGACTGGATCAGAATGATTACTGAAGAGGAAATGCCTAGGCACATCCAAGAGTTCGAAGCCGTGTGCGATTTCCCTCAagctgtcggtgcccttgatggctGCCATTTCCCTATTTCGCCTCCAAAGAAGTACGCCACCGACTACTACAACTACAAGGGTTG gCACAGTATTATCCTACTAGCATTGGTCGACCACAAGTATCGATTCAGATACTGCAATGTCGGTGCCCCAGGACGCTGCCACGACGCACATGTGTTTGGTGTTTCACGGCTGTCGAAGATTGTCAACAGTCCCCTTTTCAAAGCACCTGTTGCCGCAGTGGGTACCACAGCAGTCCCACCGATAATATTATGCGATCAAGCATTTCCACTAACCCCAAACCTCATGAAGCCATTTGGACACCGAACTGTCATCAGTGAAGCTGAAAGGAATTTCAACTGTCATTTATCTGGAGCAAGGAGGATAGTTGAAAACGCATTCGGAAGGCTAAAGGCCCGGTTCCGTTTCATTGCGAAAAGAATGGAGTGTTCTGTTGGCAATGCCCGTTTGGCTATACGAGCATGCTGCGTGCTCAATAACATTTGCGAGCACTTCAACGACAGTGTCCACCCACAGTGGTTAAGTGAGGTGCAGCAGTCCAATGCTACATTTCCACAGCCATCACGCAGAACAGAAGCTGAAATTGGAAATGCATCCGCCATCAGGACAGCACTTGTGGAATATTACAAGCGAAGGAACTGA
- the LOC135913218 gene encoding myb/SANT-like DNA-binding domain-containing protein 1, producing the protein MATASGTDEQPPARQRKPRVQWSERDTWALIKLWEDNLPSLRAQKHNGGVYDGIAQALTSMGVPRTKAQVHSKIENLGQTYRSCLKHMTTGSSPPSWPFFSEVHRFLGSLPVHDTSLMEEAGCSESTTSSTASVEELIFDMLDSGSASCEDVAEDCSPSESPVQQVESRNLASGSSECARRKRRQPAGDFQERMLEEQRRQREQFADAHKMEMDLRKEGLKLQEKLVDAMLKFFSKN; encoded by the exons ATGGCTACGGCGAGCGGTACCGACGAACAGCCTCCGGCACGCCAAAGAAAACCGCGGGTACAGTGGTCGGAGAGAGACACCTGGGCGTTAATCAAGTTATGGGAAGACAACCTGCCCTCGCTGCGTGCGCAGAAGCACAACGGAGGCGTTTACGATGGCATTGCACAAGCATTGACGAGCATGGGTGTACCTCGCACAAAGGCGCAAGTGCACAGCAAGATAGAGAACCTGGGACAGACCTACAG GAGCTGCCTGAAACACATGACAACAGGGTCATCACCGCCGAGCTGGCCATTCTTCTCCGAAGTCCATAGGTTTCTAGGATCCCTGCCTGTTCACGATACATCTTTAATGGAAGAGGCTGGGTGCAGCGAGAGCACAACAAGCAGCACTGCCTCCGTCGAAGAA CTGATCTTCGACATGCTTGATTCCGGCTCTGCTTCTTGTGAAGACGTCGCCGAAGATTGTTCACCTTCCGAGTCGCCAGTACAACAGGTTGAATCCAGGAACCTCGCAAGTGGCAGTTCCGAATGTGCCCGCAGGAAGAGAAGGCAACCGGCTGGCGACTTTCAAGAAAGGATGCTTGAGGAGCAGCGACGGCAGAGAGAGCAGTTTGCTGATGCGCACAAAATGGAAATGGATCTCCGTAAAGAGGGGCTCAAGTTGCAAGAGAAACTTGTAGATGCAATGTTGAAGTTTTTTAGTAAAAACTGA